In Cicer arietinum cultivar CDC Frontier isolate Library 1 chromosome 7, Cicar.CDCFrontier_v2.0, whole genome shotgun sequence, the genomic window GATACCAACATTTGTCTGCATCACTTTCAAATTCTCAATTTCCACCAATTTGATTTGCGCCATTGTTTTCTGTATAATGAAAACCAAAATAGACCATTAATCCAAGGATAACATGAGATAAAAAACAATCATGTAACAGTAACACATATGTCATACACATATAAATGAAGCAAACATAAGCAACATTATGTTCACAGTGATGAACACGAGCCACTAATCTTGAACCTTTTGTCAACTCTGTCATCCAACTACAACCTTTGACTTGTGCATATCCATACTATAGAGAAAGTTACCTCTTGTTATCTTCAACTGACTCTATTTTCATACTAACAATAAGTTTCCTTAGAGTATAGAATTTCCATGGTGGATTTCCTCAAAAGAAATTCCAACCATATAACAATCGTTCTATTCTATCCTACATTGGCAGAACTTTTCCTTGCAATTCACGAACTTTCACATTACAAATCACATTTGTGATTTTGATCTTATGTGCAATTGGCGATTATGTTCTTTAATTCCTGTTTTAGCGCGCTATCTGAGACTTCAAATCAAGCATTTCAGAATCTTAAGTGAAGAGGATACACAACCCCAACATCTCTTCTTACATTCATCTTGTTCCAATTGCGGATTACTGATTTGTTGTAACACAGCTTCTAAACTCagataataattttaagaaCATAGAAAAGAGTATTATTCCAAGCATTACAAGACATCTTACCGCGAAAGCTCTTGCTCCATAAGACCTCACCATCGATTCCAGTAAGTTGCTGATCATCGAGGCGTTTCCATGATTTAATTGACTTGACACCTCCCCAACTTCCCTTATCTGTCTTCTCCAAGCTAGCTACCACCACTCTTGCTCTCCTAGACCATCCAGCCTTTCCATAAGCATGGTATCCAAACCCTCCAGCATAACAAAGTTGTATATCCATTAGCTTTCCACAAAAGTCGTTGATGTGATCATGGCCGGTGAAAACTGCCTTCACATCTCCTGCTTCAACCAAAGTTGTGAAGAAACCAGAGTTCACAGAAGCGGAACTAATGCCATTATTGCCGTCCTGTTCAATTTTCACACCTGTGAAGTTTGATGAGTCAAAATTAGCATATTCCGGCAGGGGGATGTGAAAGTATGCAAGACCAGGAGCAGCTTCTTTTTGAGGCACTAGTCCTTTTATGTATACTTTCTGCAGAATAAAGAAAGAGTTAAGAActcaattaattttaacaatggAAAAACAGAAAAGTAAGCCACATGTTGAATAAAGATTTAGGCTTTGTTTGGATAAATAACCTAACTAAGCATTTATAGTATAAGTGTTTATCAAATAAGTGCATATGtataaactatttctataacaaaagataaaataaaataaaactgttttcataagctattcTGGAAGACTTATGGAAATAAACTGGAAATAGCTTATAGATATGTCATAAGCTATTTTCATAAGCTTTCTCAAATAGTCTCAAATAGCTTATATCAGTAGATATATTCAAAAAAGTCAATTCAAACAGACCTTCAAAGAAACTTCTAATCATAAGCAGCTACTAAACGACAAAGAGACACTAAGCTAATCTTGAATCAAATGTATTgttggtaaaataaaatatagctAGATAAGATAATGAATAGATGAAGTAGTACCCGAAGCTCCGCAGACGTTCGTTTGAACCAAAGTTGCTGTGAAGGTTTGATCCAATCATAACCAGGAATCGTTGGAACTTTAGAATAATCTCCACTATCAAGAAAGTACAGATTCAGAACtgatttgttttcaaattcagTGCCTTGAACACCACCAACCTCCAAGTTATAGTTCCCAAAACCATCAATGATCCGTACTTCAGGAGGATTGAGTTTAGATAAAGTGTTTTTCATACCAACAATGTGTTTCATCACTCCTTCTCTAGAGAGTGACCCTTCTTGGTCATGGTTTCCTAAAACAGCCACCCAAGGAATGTTTGATGCAACTGCAGGAGCAAATGCAGCATCCATTGATTTAGCCGAATCCGAGGAATCGTACCCGAAGATATTATCTCCTGTTACACCAAGAAACTTGTAATTGTAACTTGTTTAAATGTGCAAAAGATGATGAAGTAAATCAATTTCCAAAACAATATAGTGCCAAGTCCAATTCAATTTCATTTCCATCCATTTACAAGTAACTGGCACAATGGCATGCTACTTCCTCTAATTCTAAATGATTGTCGTTTAAGATTTTTCCACAAAAACCAATAAATGAATATGAATGTGCgcaacaattttataaaattatatccTTATTAACCATTGAGAATTAATCATCTTTATAACTACAGAGAAAATTAATAGTATACACAGATGAAATTATAGAGAAAATTAATAGTGTCTTGAAAACACAAAACTACAGTCACTTAGAAACAGATGGTGTATTTGTCTTTGATTAGTAAGAAAAAGTGTTTATTGTCTCAATACCGAAACATATTCACATGTTTTTCTCACTTATACTAAAAAACCAAATAGGGTACTAAATATTGTTAACAAAATCAGAAAACATTCCCACCTGTAAGAATAAATTATGAAGATTCCCTTTTTCTTAAAACAACAAaaagcaaaaagaaaaagaaaaaggaaaaggaaaaaaagacaaaaaatcaGACAATTATTGCATGATACCATACCAGTGAAGACAATAAGATTAGGCTTCTCAGCAAGGATCATTCTTTGAATGAAAGCAGTAGTATTAAGGTCAGAACAAGAAATATTTTGAGAAGGAAGAACATCTAAACAAAGTGTGTTCTTTCCATTTGCATAGTGCATATCTGCCACCTGCAATATCTTGAATTCTCCATTTTGATCAAACCTCAGCTTCTGATTCTCTTGTTGAGGTGATATGTAAGCTTGTTTTGCTGCCAAGACACAAGTAGTAGAAATTGACCAAAACCATGACACCGTCACAACCAAAACCATGAAACTCATACCCATTTTCCTGTTGAtgtcaaaatcaaaattattttggaGGTTGTGTGTTCAATTAattctttcaaaattaaaaaattgtcttAGGAGTAATGCATTTaacccaaaaaaattatttttgatttctTAAACTGTGCCCTTAGGCCACCTCCAATGGAGATATTTTAGCGGTTCTTCAAAGGACAATCCAACTTTTCGGTGGTTGTAAGTTGGAGTATGCCAACATGGTATTTAACATTCTTTGCTGAAGATGCATTCATCAGAAGTTTCTTACTGACAtaagttgaataaaaaaatgatagtaTACTTAATGAAAAATGTTATCGTTTTTTGTATAGAGAACAAatattaccttttttttttacatataattttttttctataaattgtgctgatttgaaaatattacaatcaattttctcGCAGTGTTATCTCTTTGTTCTTAATTTTACATTCATTTTTACTCTGCATAATTATTGTCTCACAATTTTATCTCTTTTGATTTTCATTTCAATACGCTGCGTGGCAACATAATCAATACACAGTGGATGCTTTTATACACTGTGTGGCCTCATTTGACACAACCATTATACAATTTCTACACTTCCTTGTATACTTTGAAACAATTGtaaactctttaaaataaaagtagttTATTTCTTAGTATTTTCGCCTATTCATTGTTAAGATTGCATATGATTAAACCTCATTGTGAAAAGACTAACATTCATCCCTTTATAAAACATAAACGgcgaaaatgaattaaaaaaagataaaaaaccaAAACGATTACAAGATaaaggataaaaaatatatttaaacaataaatattttagaaataataacGAGTGTAACCTTCATCCTTCTATTCCTTCCTTTGTAATCTCCATCCTTCTATTTCAGTATTGAATTAGATGCTATGTATATCAGAGTTTCcattttatatgaataaaagTTTGTATAGCAACTCATTACATATTCCAAAATAAAGTAACTATGATGTGAATACCAAGTCCCAACACTTGCTTGCAGCATCACTTTCAAATTCTCAATTTCCACCAATTTGATTTTTGCCATGGTTTCCTGTAATGAAAGCCAAAGCAAACCATTAATCCAAGGATAACGTGAAATAAAAAACAACCATGTAACACAAATgtcatacaaatataaattatattattatatacattaaaCAAACATAAGCAAGGAAGAGAAGGACATGAACATTGAGGCATTGCCATAGATATGGAAGAAGAAAGAAATGTAATAGTACTTAGTACATGATGAACATGAGCCACAGATCATTGAACCTTTTATCCACTGTGCCATCACACTACAAACATGGTTAACTTTCATGGAAGGTTTCCTCAAAAGAAATTCCAATCATATAGCAATTGTTCAATTTTATCCTACCTTGGCAGAACTTTTCCTCCCAATTCATGAACTTATGTGCAATTGTGGTTCTGTTCTTCTCTTCCGGTTTTAGCACAATCTGAGCCTTCAAATCAAGCATTTCATAATCTAAAGAGGAAGAGTGTATACAACCTCAGCATCTACTTTTACATTCATCTTTCTCCATTATAGTTTAATCAACCATACTAACACACTTTTAAAACTCAGAATATACTCTTAATATTGCTTTTCTAATTTCCTAAAGCTTCAAGTTGTACAACATTTTCTCACATTTACCTATCTCCCTTGTGTTGATGTTAAAGCATaatgattttcatttttaatatggTCAGCAAATATATATCTGTTAGAATAGCTATTAAGTATGGCTCTAACGTAAACAGATAAATAAAAGCACAAAAACACAATGGTTGATCACGAAGTTCAGCCAATTGTGACTGTATCTCGACAACAGTGTCTTTGTACTTTTCTATTATGCAATGCTTAGGGTTACAGAGTACAAGTTGTGTGTAAATACTACGGTTTAGATTACAACCCCTGACCATACACTATGCTCGAACGTCTACCCACGTATCAGAGAATATGAGCCATACTTAATATCTCAgatatagtttaaaaaattcattgtGTACATATTTGTTTTCCctaatttttcattttcctAACATGTTTTGTTTATGGCCAACaggattttttttatagtttctaGAGATAGATTTCATCCTTTTGAATCTATAGCATAATTTAAGAGCATAGAAAAAAGAGTATTATTCCAAGCATTACAAGAAAGATATCTTACCGCGGAAGCTCTTACTCCATAAGACCTCACCATCAATTCCAGTGAGATGTTGATCATCGAGGCGTTTCCATGATTTAATCGACTTGACATCTCCCCAACTTCCCTTGTCTGTCTTCTCCAAGCTTGCTACCACCACTCTTGCTCTCCTAGACCATCCAGCCTTTCCATAAGCATGGTATCCAAACCCTCCAGCATAACAAAGTTGTATATCCATTAGCTTTCCACAAAAGTCATTGAGGTGATCATGGCCGGTGAAAACTGCCTTCACATCTCCTGCTTCAACCAAGGTAGTGAAGAAACCAGAGTTCACCGAAGCAGAACTAATGCCATCAGGTTCCATTTTCACACCTGTGAAGTTTGACGAATCAAAACTAGCATATTCTGGCAAAGGGATGTGAAAGTATGCAAGACCAGGAGCAGCTTCTTTCTGAGGCACTGGTCCTTTTATGTACGCCTTCTGCATAATAAAGAAAGATCAAGAGCTCAACATTAATTTTAACAGGggaaaaacagaaaaacaaGCCATGTGTATAATAAGGattgtttggataaacaacttaattaagtgtTTATAGTACAAGGATATAAGTGCTTATCATATATGGACTACACGTATAAGccatttctataacaaaagataaaataaagttaaactgTTTTCATATAATCTATAAGCTGTTTTGATAAGTTATTCCTAAGGGCATATAAGAATAAGCAGAAAACAACTTACGGATATATCATACtctagtaaaataaaatatagctAGATAAGATAATGAACAGATGAGACAGTACCCGAAGCTTCGCAGACATTCGCTCGAACCAAAGTTGCTGCGAGGGCTTGATCCAATCATAACCGAAAATTGCAGGAACTTTGGAATAATCTCCACTGTCAAGAAAGTACAGATTGAGGACTGATTTGTTTTCAAAGACCGTGCCTTGAACACCACCAACCTCCAAGTTATAGTTCCCAAAACCATCAATGATGTGTACTTCAGGAGGATTGAGTTTAGATAAAGTGTTTTTCATACCGACAATATATTTCATCACCCCTTCTCTAGAGAGTGATCCTTCTTGGTCATGGTTTCCTAAAACAGCCACCCAAGGAATGTTTGATGCAATTGCGGGAGCAAAGGCAGCATCCATTGATTTAGCCGAATCCGAGGAGTCGAACCCAAAGATATTATCTCCTATCACACCACAAAATAAATGTGCACAATAGTTTATCTCATATTAACAATCCAAGACACTTTTAATTGTAACTTGCTTTGATGTGCAAAATATTATTACATAATTCACAAGTTCTAAAAATATACTATAGTTCTAAGCTAACTACAATTCATTTCATTTCCACCCATTTACAAGTAACTGGTACAACATCATGCTACTCCCtccatttttataaaatttgagtcATAAATGTAAAGTGAAACATAATGAGTTGAAAATAGtgttcacaatatttatttgaagtaaaattattttaaaaaaatgtgccTTGATAACACAAAACTACAGCAATTTTAGAAAAGGTGTTTATTTCCCCAATAACAAAACATATTAACATGTTCTTCTCACTTACTAAACATtgtgaacaaaataaaaaaaacattcccACATAT contains:
- the LOC101506807 gene encoding probable inactive purple acid phosphatase 29; its protein translation is MGMSFMVLVVTVSWFWSISTTCVLAAKQAYISPQQENQKLRFDQNGEFKILQVADMHYANGKNTLCLDVLPSQNISCSDLNTTAFIQRMILAEKPNLIVFTGDNIFGYDSSDSAKSMDAAFAPAVASNIPWVAVLGNHDQEGSLSREGVMKHIVGMKNTLSKLNPPEVRIIDGFGNYNLEVGGVQGTEFENKSVLNLYFLDSGDYSKVPTIPGYDWIKPSQQLWFKRTSAELRKVYIKGLVPQKEAAPGLAYFHIPLPEYANFDSSNFTGVKIEQDGNNGISSASVNSGFFTTLVEAGDVKAVFTGHDHINDFCGKLMDIQLCYAGGFGYHAYGKAGWSRRARVVVASLEKTDKGSWGGVKSIKSWKRLDDQQLTGIDGEVLWSKSFRENNGANQIGGN
- the LOC101501016 gene encoding probable inactive purple acid phosphatase 29-like isoform X1 → MILSKRFVFDTNKNMCMNFMILMVMVSWFWLIPATSSSSLPQQQENQKLRFDQNGEFKILQVADMHYADGKNTLCLDVLPSQNASCTDLNTTAFIQRMILAEKPNLIVFTGDNIFGFDSSDSAKSMDAAFAPAIASNIPWVAVLGNHDQEGSLSREGVMKYIVGMKNTLSKLNPPEVHIIDGFGNYNLEVGGVQGTVFENKSVLNLYFLDSGDYSKVPAIFGYDWIKPSQQLWFERMSAKLRKAYIKGPVPQKEAAPGLAYFHIPLPEYASFDSSNFTGVKMEPDGISSASVNSGFFTTLVEAGDVKAVFTGHDHLNDFCGKLMDIQLCYAGGFGYHAYGKAGWSRRARVVVASLEKTDKGSWGDVKSIKSWKRLDDQHLTGIDGEVLWSKSFRDYEMLDLKAQIVLKPEEKNRTTIAHKFMNWEEKFCQGNHGKNQIGGN
- the LOC101501016 gene encoding probable inactive purple acid phosphatase 29-like (The RefSeq protein has 1 substitution compared to this genomic sequence), which encodes MILSKRFVFDTNKNMCMNFMILMVMVSWFWLIPATSSSSLPQQQENQKLRFDQNGEFKILQVADMHYADGKNTLCLDVLPSQNASCTDLNTTAFIQRTILAEKPNLIVFTGDNIFGFDSSDSAKSMDAAFAPAIASNIPWVAVLGNHDQEGSLSREGVMKYIVGMKNTLSKLNPPEVHIIDGFGNYNLEVGGVQGTVFENKSVLNLYFLDSGDYSKVPAIFGYDWIKPSQQLWFERMSAKLRKAYIKGPVPQKEAAPGLAYFHIPLPEYASFDSSNFTGVKMEPDGISSASVNSGFFTTLVEAGDVKAVFTGHDHLNDFCGKLMDIQLCYAGGFGYHAYGKAGWSRRARVVVASLEKTDKGSWGDVKSIKSWKRLDDQHLTGIDGEVLWSKSFRGNHGKNQIGGN